One genomic region from Phocoena sinus isolate mPhoSin1 chromosome 3, mPhoSin1.pri, whole genome shotgun sequence encodes:
- the TIMM29 gene encoding mitochondrial import inner membrane translocase subunit Tim29, whose amino-acid sequence MAAAVLKRFWPRSRGETGDTAAAKPGVWARLGAWARALLRDYAEACGDAAAAARARPVRAAVYVGLLGGAAACCALAPSEAAFEEALLDASGTLLLLAPATRNRDSEAFVQRLLWLRGRGCLRHVSLGLCSLMYEAPFDAQASLYQARCRYLQPRWVDFPDRILDVGFVGRWWVLGTRMRDCDINDDEFLHLPAHLRVVGPHQLHSEANERLFDEKFKPVVLTDDQVDQALWEEQVLQKEKKDQLALSQADPLVPSEVAR is encoded by the exons ATGGCGGCGGCCGTTCTGAAGAGATTTTGGCCCCGAAGCCGCGGAGAGACCGGTGACACTGCGGCCGCAAAGCCCGGCGTGTGGGCACGGTTGG GCGCCTGGGCCCGCGCGCTGCTCCGGGACTACGCTGAGGCCTGCGGggacgcggcggcggcggcgagggcCCGACCCGTGCGGGCGGCCGTGTACGTGGGGCTGCTGGGTGGCGCGGCGGCCTGCTGCGCCCTCGCGCCGAGCGAGGCGGCCTTTGAGGAGGCGCTGCTCGACGCGTCGGGGACCCTCTTGCTGCTGGCGCCCGCCACGCGCAACCGCGACTCGGAGGCGTTCGTGCAACGGCTGCTCTGGCTGCGGGGTCGCGGCTGCCTGCGCCACGTGAGCCTGGGTCTCTGCTCGCTGATGTACGAGGCGCCCTTCGACGCCCAGGCCAGCCTCTACCAGGCTCGCTGCCGCTACCTGCAGCCCCGCTGGGTCGACTTCCCGGACCGGATCCTGGATGTGGGCTTCGTGGGCCGCTGGTGGGTGCTGGGGACCCGGATGCGCGACTGCGACATCAACGACGACGAGTTTCTGCACCTGCCGGCACATTTGCGCGTCGTCGGGCCCCACCAGCTGCACTCGGAGGCCAACGAGCGGCTCTTCGACGAGAAGTTCAAGCCCGTGGTGCTCACCGACGATCAGGTGGACCAGGCGCTGTGGGAGGAGCAGGTCTtgcagaaggagaagaaggaccAGCTCGCCCTGAGCCAGGCCGACCCGCTGGTGCCGTCGGAAGTCGCGAGATGA
- the YIPF2 gene encoding protein YIPF2, giving the protein MAAADELAFHEFEEATNLLAQTVNEATTRGDQLVPQQHVAVAMDSGGSYGAGDEVEESDKTALLQEEKQQPGFWTFSYYQSFFDVDTSQVLDRIKGSLLPRPGHNFVRHHLRNRPDLYGPFWICATLAFVLAVTGNLTLVLAQRRDPSIHYSPQFHKVTVAGTAIYCYAWLVPLALWGFLQWRKGVRERMGPYTFLETVCVYGYSLFVFIPTVVLWLIPVPWLQWLSGALALALSATGLVFTLWPVVREDTRLAAVLLLSVVVLLHALLATGCKFYFFQPLPLEPAAPPHQATSQPPTVLLSPPPPRSAAA; this is encoded by the exons ATGGCAGCGGCAGACGAGCTAGCCTTCCACG AGTTCGAGGAAGCTACTAATCTGCTGGCCCAGACCGTAAATGAGGCCACCACCAGAGGTGATCAGCTGGTTCCCCAGCAGCACGTGGCTGTGGCCATGGACTCAGGTGGCAGCTACGGAGCTGGGGACGAGGTGGAGGAGAGTGACAAGACCGCG CTCCTAcaggaggagaagcagcagcctGGTTTCTGGACCTTTAGCTACTATCAGAGCTTCTTTGACGTGGACACCTCACAG GTCCTGGACCGGATCAAAGGCTCGCTGCTGCCCCGGCCCGGCCACAACTTTGTACGGCACCATCTGCGGAATCGGCCAGACCTGTACG GCCCCTTCTGGATCTGTGCCACACTGGCCTTCGTCTTGGCCGTCACCGGCAACCTGACCCTGGTGCTGGCCCAGAGGAGGGACCCCTCCATCCACTACAGCCCCCAGTTCCACAAAG TGACCGTGGCCGGCACCGCCATCTACTGCTACGCGTGGCTCGTGCCGCTGGCACTGTGGGGCTTCCTGCAGTGGCGCAAGGGTGTCCGGGAGCGCATGGGGCCTTACACCTTCCTGGAGACGGTGTGCGTCTATGGCTACTCCCTCTTTGTCTTCATCCCCACTGTG GTCCTGTGGCTCATCCCTGTCCCATGGCTGCAGTGGCTCTCtggggccctggccctggccctgtcAGCCACGGGCCTGGTGTTCACCCTCTGGCCCGTCGTCCGTGAGGACACCCGGTTGGCGGCTGTGCTGCTGCTCTCCGTGGTGGTGCTGCTCCACGCCCTCCTGGCCACGGGCTGTAAG ttttacttcttccagcCGCTACCTCTGGAGCCCGCGGCACCTCCCCACCAGGCCACATCTCAGCCCCCAACCGTACTATTGTCACCGCCCCCGCCAAGGTCCGCAGCAGCCTAG